Proteins encoded within one genomic window of Paraburkholderia sp. HP33-1:
- a CDS encoding fimbria/pilus outer membrane usher protein, with product MLGVRNSKAAIEAVLGNVPFRFHPLAWAAIVASGWVFSANSAVAACAPDSSAKSSSDCAVPELPQQAAVANGEVAPTGASATMPTSNVPSAEAPQEVEFNPAFFTGNVADLSRYTRGNPVAPGVYPLELFINGKKRGRFDVLFQAVPGSDIAAPCFTTSSLDRAGVDTERVLERLKEAEKSDFDDTNASLRCIPLADAVPGSVASFNTADLQLDLSIPQIELRKEAAGYVDPSRWDNGINAGFVQYSLASYTTHQNSGAGDFSSAYLGLQSGINVNGWRFRQWSTASWQNRGSGTHWQSVALFAQHDVTALKSQLTIGDSSTSGDVFDSFNVRGVQLSSDDRMLPDSMRSYAPVVRGVADTNARVTVRQNNIIVAETSVPPGPFELNDLPATGYGGDLRVTITEADGRQRTFLVPFASVPQLLRPGVSRFNLTTGVYRDTVLNNHPWVAQAVYQRGLTNLLTGYTGAQFSEGYWAALVGVALNTPAGAFALDVTTSGTNIPGVSGGRPGYSTRISYSKLLPGPNTNFSVAAYRYSTARFYSLHDAIYARYDPRDTSGQHDYRTRSRLQLNINQPIGESSSVYIAGSSQNYWGASKGYDLQYQVGFNSLYKRLSYSLYAQRSRLQNSQLSTQVGLNLTIPLGKVDSNEHHTFDYLTTNLSRSSNGDSTIQATASGNTTGATPISYGVNASRIVSGENRSVSTGGYAIYRAPFGTYNGNASISNQTRQAAFNADGAVVIHSGGVTLSPPLGQAFALVEAKGANGGRIINGQGARIDANGYAVVSSLTPYRVNTVALDPSDVPLDIELGNTSEEIVPRANSLVKVKIATTQGTPIFAEVSDREGKAMPMGTELFDESEKAVGIVGQGGLAYLRGLEHEGKLLARWGNGAAQHCVMPYTVPDDDNADSSQHVGIVARIKLSCDPTLIWSPPAKSVAQRSAGAALVSSLR from the coding sequence ATGTTGGGCGTGCGGAATAGTAAGGCGGCAATCGAGGCAGTACTTGGTAATGTCCCGTTCAGGTTCCATCCATTGGCTTGGGCGGCAATTGTAGCGTCGGGCTGGGTCTTTTCCGCGAATTCCGCGGTCGCCGCGTGTGCTCCGGACTCGTCGGCAAAGTCGTCCAGCGACTGCGCAGTGCCCGAGTTGCCGCAACAGGCGGCCGTTGCCAACGGAGAAGTTGCGCCTACGGGTGCGTCGGCTACCATGCCGACTTCGAATGTACCTTCTGCGGAGGCCCCGCAGGAAGTTGAGTTTAATCCAGCATTCTTTACGGGCAACGTCGCCGATTTGTCGCGTTATACGCGAGGCAATCCCGTTGCTCCCGGTGTCTATCCGCTCGAACTGTTCATCAACGGCAAGAAGCGCGGACGCTTCGATGTTCTGTTTCAGGCGGTACCGGGTTCGGATATCGCTGCGCCCTGCTTCACGACGTCGAGCCTGGACCGGGCTGGCGTAGATACCGAGCGCGTGCTCGAGCGCTTAAAGGAAGCGGAAAAAAGCGACTTTGACGACACGAATGCGTCATTGCGATGCATCCCGCTGGCGGATGCGGTACCGGGATCGGTCGCATCGTTCAACACCGCGGATCTGCAACTCGATCTGTCGATTCCGCAGATTGAATTGCGCAAGGAGGCAGCGGGGTACGTCGATCCATCGCGTTGGGACAACGGGATCAACGCGGGCTTCGTGCAATACAGTCTCGCCAGCTATACCACTCACCAGAACAGTGGCGCTGGAGATTTCAGCAGTGCCTATCTCGGTCTGCAAAGTGGGATCAACGTGAACGGCTGGCGTTTCCGCCAGTGGTCGACCGCAAGCTGGCAGAACCGGGGTTCCGGCACGCACTGGCAAAGCGTTGCACTGTTTGCGCAGCACGATGTCACGGCGCTTAAGAGTCAATTGACGATCGGCGACAGCTCGACGAGCGGCGACGTCTTCGACTCATTCAATGTGCGCGGCGTCCAGCTTTCCAGCGACGACCGCATGTTGCCGGACTCCATGCGTTCCTACGCACCGGTTGTGCGTGGTGTGGCTGATACCAATGCACGCGTCACCGTGCGTCAGAACAACATCATCGTGGCCGAGACCAGCGTGCCGCCCGGGCCGTTTGAACTAAACGACCTGCCGGCTACAGGTTACGGCGGCGACCTTCGGGTCACTATCACGGAAGCCGACGGCCGTCAGCGGACTTTTCTCGTGCCGTTTGCATCCGTGCCGCAGTTGCTGCGGCCAGGCGTCTCGCGTTTCAATCTGACGACCGGTGTCTATCGCGATACCGTGCTGAATAACCATCCGTGGGTGGCGCAGGCGGTTTATCAGCGCGGCCTGACAAACCTGTTGACCGGCTACACTGGTGCACAGTTCTCTGAAGGTTACTGGGCTGCTCTGGTTGGTGTCGCGCTCAATACGCCGGCCGGCGCATTCGCGCTCGATGTAACCACGTCGGGAACGAATATCCCCGGCGTGTCGGGTGGCCGTCCCGGCTACAGTACCCGGATCAGCTACAGCAAGCTTCTTCCAGGTCCGAACACGAATTTCTCCGTTGCGGCTTATCGCTACTCGACCGCACGCTTCTACAGCCTGCATGACGCGATCTACGCGCGCTATGACCCGCGAGACACCTCTGGCCAACACGACTACCGTACGCGCAGCCGTCTGCAGTTGAATATCAACCAGCCAATCGGTGAGTCGAGTTCCGTTTACATTGCCGGCAGTTCGCAGAACTATTGGGGCGCATCGAAGGGCTACGATCTTCAGTATCAGGTTGGCTTCAACAGCTTGTACAAGCGGTTGTCCTACTCGCTATATGCGCAACGCTCGCGCCTGCAGAACTCGCAGCTCAGCACGCAGGTTGGTTTGAATCTCACGATTCCACTGGGTAAGGTCGACTCGAACGAGCATCATACGTTCGACTATCTGACAACCAATCTTTCGCGCAGCTCGAACGGAGACAGCACGATACAGGCCACAGCATCGGGCAACACAACGGGAGCCACGCCGATCAGCTACGGTGTCAATGCGTCGCGCATCGTATCCGGCGAAAATCGGAGCGTTTCCACGGGGGGGTACGCGATATATCGCGCGCCGTTCGGTACCTACAATGGCAACGCATCGATCAGCAATCAGACGCGTCAGGCCGCGTTCAACGCCGACGGTGCGGTCGTCATTCACAGTGGCGGCGTCACGTTGAGCCCGCCGCTTGGCCAGGCGTTCGCGCTAGTCGAGGCGAAAGGGGCAAATGGTGGCCGGATCATCAATGGTCAGGGCGCGCGGATTGACGCAAATGGCTATGCGGTGGTGTCTTCGCTGACGCCATACCGCGTCAACACGGTGGCGCTGGATCCAAGCGACGTGCCGCTTGACATTGAACTGGGCAACACGAGTGAGGAAATCGTGCCGCGCGCGAATTCGCTCGTGAAGGTGAAGATTGCGACCACGCAGGGCACACCGATTTTTGCCGAGGTCTCGGATCGCGAAGGCAAAGCCATGCCGATGGGCACTGAGCTGTTCGACGAATCCGAGAAAGCGGTGGGCATCGTCGGCCAGGGGGGCCTCGCGTACCTGCGCGGCCTCGAGCACGAAGGCAAGCTGCTGGCGCGCTGGGGCAACGGCGCAGCGCAGCATTGCGTGATGCCCTACACGGTACCGGACGACGACAACGCGGACAGCAGTCAGCACGTGGGGATCGTCGCACGCATCAAGCTGAGCTGTGATCCAACGCTCATCTGGTCTCCGCCGGCAAAGTCCGTGGCACAACGTTCAGCGGGCGCGGCGCTCGTCAGTTCTCTTCGCTGA
- a CDS encoding basic amino acid/polyamine antiporter, translating into MDKRVRLSALGLMAMVIGSMVGVGVFSLPQALGKYTGVVGSLISWTITGSGMLILALIFQRLAWRKPELDVGVYTYARVGFGRYTGFLSAFGYWCGSCLGNVTYLVLIKSALAIVVPAFGAGNTLSAIVSSSLMIWVFHYLILHGVKGSSLVNASMTVAKLLAIGLFAALVLPSVNWQLFVANLWTVPEPSAASLFGEVRKTMLGTVFVFLGVEGASVYSRHARERRDVGVATVLGFLCVLALMVIVTLLSYGVLPLEQLGTLKNPSMAGVLSAAVGAWGAVVVKLGLLISVLGSYLAWTLLAAEILHAAGKSRTMPAFLARENRNHVPVAALWMTSLVIQAFLIVTLFSQEAFTFAKEFTTSMNLIPYLFVAGYGLKLASSGESYAGQPWSRRIDFMLALAGCFYALFLVYAGGLHYLLMSTVLYTAGTGWFYIAERRKGTRAVFTLRERWLFVVVLLAALAAFVDLVRNHFAT; encoded by the coding sequence ATGGACAAGCGCGTCAGACTTTCAGCACTGGGCCTGATGGCGATGGTAATCGGCTCGATGGTTGGGGTGGGGGTCTTTTCGTTGCCGCAGGCGCTCGGCAAATATACCGGCGTCGTCGGATCGTTGATCAGCTGGACCATCACCGGCTCCGGCATGCTGATCCTCGCGCTGATCTTTCAACGACTCGCATGGCGCAAGCCCGAGCTGGACGTCGGCGTCTATACGTATGCGCGCGTCGGCTTTGGACGCTATACGGGCTTTCTGTCGGCGTTCGGCTACTGGTGCGGCAGTTGTCTTGGCAACGTGACCTATCTCGTCCTGATCAAGTCGGCGCTCGCGATTGTCGTGCCTGCATTCGGCGCGGGTAATACGCTGAGCGCGATCGTCAGTTCCTCGCTGATGATCTGGGTGTTCCACTATCTGATCCTGCACGGCGTGAAGGGCTCGTCGCTAGTGAATGCGTCGATGACGGTCGCCAAACTGCTTGCGATCGGGCTGTTCGCGGCGCTCGTGCTACCCAGCGTCAATTGGCAACTGTTCGTCGCGAATCTGTGGACCGTTCCCGAGCCGTCGGCGGCCAGCCTGTTCGGCGAGGTGCGCAAGACGATGTTGGGCACGGTCTTCGTGTTTCTCGGCGTCGAAGGCGCGAGCGTTTATTCCCGTCACGCGCGCGAGCGGCGCGACGTCGGCGTCGCGACAGTGCTCGGCTTTCTCTGCGTGCTCGCGTTGATGGTCATCGTCACATTGTTGTCGTACGGCGTGTTGCCGCTCGAGCAGTTGGGCACGCTGAAAAATCCGTCGATGGCAGGCGTGCTGAGCGCCGCGGTCGGCGCCTGGGGCGCGGTCGTGGTCAAGCTCGGTCTGCTGATCTCGGTGCTCGGTTCCTATCTCGCATGGACGCTGCTCGCCGCCGAAATTCTGCACGCGGCAGGCAAGAGCCGTACGATGCCGGCGTTTCTCGCGCGAGAGAACCGCAACCACGTTCCGGTCGCCGCGCTATGGATGACGAGCCTCGTGATCCAGGCGTTTCTGATCGTGACGCTGTTTTCGCAGGAAGCGTTCACGTTCGCCAAGGAGTTCACGACGTCGATGAATCTGATCCCGTACCTGTTCGTCGCCGGATACGGGTTGAAGCTCGCATCGAGCGGCGAATCGTATGCGGGGCAGCCGTGGTCGCGACGCATCGATTTCATGCTCGCGCTGGCGGGTTGCTTCTACGCGCTATTTCTCGTGTACGCAGGCGGCCTGCATTATTTGTTGATGTCCACCGTGCTTTATACGGCGGGGACCGGGTGGTTTTACATCGCCGAGCGTCGCAAGGGGACACGGGCCGTGTTTACGCTGCGCGAGCGCTGGCTGTTTGTGGTGGTCCTGCTCGCCGCGCTAGCCGCGTTCGTGGATCTCGTGCGCAATCATTTTGCGACTTAG
- a CDS encoding DotU family type IV/VI secretion system protein has protein sequence MMFDSTIALMRATALHAALLSAGAQIPAIPFWRARCCTLVETLQQEMQDRTFPATDIREISLAQCVLLDELTLHALPSRQHEEWLRDPLQARFHGVRDGAARVWERIDAVVNGGRQDVARFEFYSVLLELGFDGGRENVATYLERMKSALSSHRRGTAVLSIPDSAETALFASNTGHTEQSNPDGAFAMIYVDRYRAALIWITVSIAGLIWLGLPLALQPGWPVVLGLVLLTALGAAVLPAYGQRRETHEDEDIHIGNVRELLIVLVIGPHAGALFARDGQASTLRRNGDAVWLPVRTPQELSGVITTVMESHQRPPDAVLMPLVPDGDCDDAVIRREFSRWKHELDASIGPKAFVLPCYFAIYACLGSNGDPAVKPVWIGNAIDISAMHPATGSARKHVQALREQLDQAWLTAAHPERASRAGLGHAVFDWLEDAALLSILSSLANTAPFSLRGLLLADIGHPPMRPGAWTRWLTGKTGLRPPLTTPKAHPKPLSLPPLATVARKASVRLPKARWYKRYDGALHTVAASACVLMVSIGVSAWSNSRLVTRVANDLDAYTRIPAASADAKRERFESLRRQSNELARYASGDVPTGIGWDLYRGNALQIALEQATATWHSPSIATHSPLSAVTIDNLSLFDSGKTTLKSGAEPRLNGVLDLIRANPDKRIVIAGHTDNVGPSAANQALSEARARAIRDWFVNSESLPVTRFAIQGYGDTRPIASNASSQGRETNRRVEITLVPDSSTR, from the coding sequence ATGATGTTTGATTCAACGATCGCGCTGATGCGAGCGACCGCGTTGCATGCAGCGCTGCTGTCCGCCGGCGCGCAGATCCCGGCTATTCCTTTTTGGCGTGCGCGTTGTTGCACGTTGGTCGAGACGCTACAGCAGGAAATGCAGGACCGAACCTTTCCGGCAACGGACATTCGGGAAATCAGCCTCGCGCAATGCGTTCTGCTCGATGAATTGACGTTGCATGCATTGCCCTCCAGGCAACACGAGGAATGGTTGCGTGACCCGTTGCAGGCGCGCTTTCACGGCGTGCGCGATGGGGCCGCACGGGTATGGGAACGGATCGACGCGGTGGTGAACGGTGGCCGTCAGGACGTAGCCCGATTCGAGTTCTACAGCGTCTTGCTGGAGCTGGGCTTCGACGGGGGACGAGAAAACGTCGCAACCTATCTCGAACGGATGAAGTCGGCGTTGAGCTCGCATAGGCGTGGCACAGCGGTGTTATCCATACCCGACTCGGCGGAAACCGCGTTGTTTGCCTCAAACACCGGCCACACAGAGCAATCCAATCCAGACGGAGCGTTTGCAATGATTTACGTAGACCGCTACCGTGCAGCGCTGATCTGGATCACTGTTTCGATAGCGGGCCTGATATGGCTAGGTTTGCCACTCGCTCTCCAACCCGGGTGGCCCGTTGTGCTCGGCCTTGTCCTGTTGACGGCACTAGGCGCCGCCGTCTTGCCAGCTTACGGGCAACGGAGGGAGACGCACGAAGACGAAGACATTCACATCGGCAACGTGCGTGAGTTGTTGATTGTTCTCGTCATCGGGCCACATGCTGGTGCGTTGTTCGCACGTGATGGGCAAGCATCCACGTTGCGCCGCAACGGCGATGCCGTGTGGCTGCCTGTTCGGACCCCGCAGGAGCTGTCTGGCGTGATAACCACGGTGATGGAGTCGCATCAACGTCCGCCGGATGCCGTGCTGATGCCTCTCGTTCCTGACGGCGATTGCGATGACGCGGTGATTCGCCGCGAGTTTTCGCGCTGGAAGCATGAACTCGACGCTAGCATCGGTCCAAAAGCGTTCGTCTTACCCTGCTATTTCGCGATATACGCGTGCCTCGGCTCAAATGGCGACCCCGCTGTGAAACCGGTCTGGATCGGCAATGCCATCGATATATCGGCGATGCACCCTGCGACTGGAAGCGCACGGAAACATGTGCAAGCGCTCAGGGAACAGCTGGATCAGGCATGGCTCACTGCCGCACACCCAGAGCGGGCGTCGCGTGCCGGTCTGGGGCATGCGGTATTCGACTGGCTAGAAGATGCGGCACTGTTGTCGATCCTTTCATCGCTGGCAAACACCGCGCCTTTCTCGTTGCGCGGCTTGCTGTTGGCCGACATCGGACACCCGCCGATGCGCCCCGGCGCATGGACGCGATGGTTGACCGGTAAAACGGGGCTTCGGCCGCCGCTGACGACGCCGAAGGCACATCCGAAGCCGCTGTCTCTGCCTCCGCTTGCGACCGTTGCGCGAAAGGCGAGCGTTCGACTTCCAAAGGCCAGGTGGTACAAGCGGTACGACGGGGCGTTGCACACGGTGGCTGCGTCGGCCTGCGTTTTGATGGTGTCGATCGGTGTGTCGGCATGGTCGAACAGCCGGTTGGTTACGCGAGTCGCCAACGATCTCGATGCCTACACGCGCATACCTGCGGCCTCTGCGGATGCGAAGCGTGAGCGATTTGAATCGTTGCGCAGACAGTCCAACGAGCTTGCTCGCTATGCGAGCGGCGACGTGCCGACAGGGATCGGTTGGGACCTGTACCGGGGGAATGCGTTGCAAATCGCGCTCGAACAGGCGACCGCGACATGGCATTCACCATCGATCGCCACACATTCGCCGCTATCTGCTGTAACGATCGACAACCTCTCATTGTTCGACAGCGGGAAGACGACGCTGAAGTCAGGTGCAGAGCCACGACTCAACGGTGTACTCGATCTGATTCGCGCGAACCCGGACAAGCGGATCGTGATCGCGGGCCACACTGATAACGTGGGTCCGAGCGCGGCGAATCAGGCACTCTCCGAGGCGCGCGCGCGGGCGATTCGCGATTGGTTTGTCAACAGCGAGTCGTTGCCCGTCACGCGTTTCGCAATTCAAGGATATGGCGATACTCGCCCGATCGCCAGTAATGCAAGCAGCCAGGGGCGCGAGACCAATCGCCGTGTCGAAATCACGCTTGTTCCCGACTCGTCGACGCGCTAA
- a CDS encoding response regulator → MNKIRVGIADDHPFILLGVEHVLQPCPDIRICFKCESIGRLLELLVEIPVDVLVCDYEFEGDPYADGLSLLDRIRRVAPAIGVVFLSAHSSTHIISAALNAGAAGFVGKGPEGFASLTTAVRVAKNKSVFLPDSIATRLMSATGRAAEGRSSLNSLSEKESTVVRMICDGMSIGAIAERLNRSRKTVSNQKNAGMKKLGARNDVELATIVREWSCS, encoded by the coding sequence GTGAACAAAATCAGAGTGGGTATTGCCGACGATCATCCATTCATTCTCCTCGGCGTCGAGCATGTTCTTCAGCCCTGTCCGGACATCCGGATCTGCTTCAAATGCGAAAGTATTGGCCGGTTGCTCGAGCTGCTGGTTGAAATACCCGTTGACGTTCTTGTGTGCGATTACGAATTCGAAGGCGATCCGTATGCCGATGGTCTCAGCCTTCTTGACCGGATCCGGCGTGTTGCTCCAGCCATAGGAGTTGTCTTTCTGAGCGCACACTCTTCGACGCACATCATTTCGGCTGCGCTCAATGCGGGCGCGGCCGGCTTCGTCGGTAAGGGCCCCGAGGGTTTCGCCAGCCTTACCACCGCCGTTCGCGTCGCCAAAAATAAGAGCGTCTTCCTACCCGATTCCATTGCGACCAGGTTGATGTCCGCAACGGGGCGCGCAGCGGAAGGCCGATCTTCTCTCAATTCGCTATCTGAAAAAGAATCGACGGTCGTGCGAATGATTTGCGATGGGATGTCGATTGGCGCGATCGCCGAGCGGCTCAATCGCAGTCGGAAGACCGTTAGCAATCAGAAGAACGCTGGCATGAAGAAGCTTGGTGCCAGAAACGACGTCGAACTCGCCACGATCGTGCGCGAGTGGTCCTGCTCGTAA
- a CDS encoding fimbrial protein, whose product MKKQVTQLMIALMGLSVAPMVFAQTAPGTGKVTFNGQLTDDTCVINAGDEDQTVTLPTVSAKSLPTAGAAYGSKAFTISVSQCPSTLSKVAAHFETTNMDPKTGNAINLAVATPAQNVEVQLLDRNGTMVGDTPLLLGNTGAYVSITNQAATMTYAGQYYATAPATAGNVTAVVRYTLAYQ is encoded by the coding sequence ATGAAAAAACAAGTCACGCAACTCATGATCGCGCTGATGGGACTGTCCGTCGCGCCGATGGTTTTCGCTCAAACTGCACCGGGCACCGGTAAGGTAACGTTCAACGGCCAACTGACCGACGACACCTGTGTAATCAACGCGGGCGACGAGGACCAGACGGTCACGCTGCCCACTGTGTCTGCGAAGTCGCTGCCTACGGCTGGCGCCGCCTACGGCTCCAAGGCGTTCACCATTTCAGTGTCACAGTGCCCTTCAACGCTGAGCAAAGTCGCGGCGCATTTCGAGACCACGAACATGGACCCGAAGACGGGTAATGCAATTAACCTGGCAGTCGCTACGCCGGCCCAGAATGTCGAAGTGCAATTGCTTGACCGCAATGGCACGATGGTGGGGGACACGCCACTTCTGCTGGGTAACACGGGTGCGTATGTTTCTATCACCAACCAGGCCGCAACGATGACCTACGCCGGCCAGTACTACGCAACGGCCCCAGCAACGGCCGGTAACGTGACTGCTGTTGTTCGCTACACGTTGGCATACCAGTAA
- the tssB gene encoding type VI secretion system contractile sheath small subunit, with product MSASNSSQKFIARNRAPRVQIEYDVEIYGSEKKVELPFVMGVLADLSGKPLEPLPAVGDRKFFNIDIDNFDERMKAMKPRVAFAVPNTLTNEGHLMVDITFESMEDFSPANIAKKVDALAQLLEARTQLANLQTYMDGKSGAEGLVSKVLRDPALLEALAKAPKPQAASADEPVTNK from the coding sequence ATGTCAGCTTCTAACAGTTCTCAAAAATTTATCGCACGTAATCGTGCTCCCCGCGTCCAGATCGAATACGACGTGGAAATTTACGGTTCAGAAAAGAAGGTCGAGCTTCCGTTCGTGATGGGCGTCCTCGCCGACTTGTCGGGTAAGCCGCTCGAACCGTTGCCTGCCGTTGGTGATAGAAAGTTCTTCAATATCGACATCGATAACTTCGATGAGCGAATGAAAGCCATGAAGCCACGTGTTGCGTTCGCGGTGCCCAACACGCTAACGAACGAGGGTCATCTGATGGTCGATATCACGTTCGAAAGCATGGAGGACTTCTCGCCCGCAAACATCGCGAAGAAGGTTGATGCGCTCGCGCAACTGCTCGAGGCGCGTACGCAACTCGCCAATCTGCAAACGTATATGGATGGCAAGAGTGGCGCGGAAGGCCTGGTCAGCAAGGTGTTGAGAGACCCTGCATTGCTCGAGGCGCTCGCCAAGGCGCCGAAGCCGCAAGCGGCATCCGCCGACGAGCCGGTCACTAACAAATGA
- a CDS encoding fimbria/pilus periplasmic chaperone, with protein sequence MSSMKFPILLAAAVACSVASFAAQAAITITGTRVVYPAQNREVNVRLNNVDNRPVLVQAWLDDGDAAAAPNEIKVPFTLLPSVFRVEPHRGQALRIMFAGGDMPKDRESVYWLNVLEVPPKPKDADDRNMIQLAFRTRIKMFYRPASLLDDPTAGRAQLKWHVESDDKGQSVVRLENPTPYYISVGMAEVETANRKVVLVPNMAPPFGHVDFLPEEGKLDIKAPATVSYTVLNDFGTEIKDSAELGSAQSAEAKKNQ encoded by the coding sequence ATGTCTTCAATGAAGTTTCCTATTTTGTTGGCCGCAGCGGTCGCCTGCAGCGTGGCCTCGTTTGCTGCGCAAGCTGCTATCACCATTACCGGTACGCGAGTCGTCTATCCGGCGCAAAACCGCGAAGTCAATGTTCGCTTGAACAACGTTGATAACCGCCCGGTCCTGGTTCAAGCATGGCTGGACGATGGCGATGCAGCAGCTGCGCCGAATGAAATCAAGGTGCCGTTCACCCTGCTGCCGTCGGTATTTCGAGTCGAGCCTCACAGAGGTCAGGCTTTGCGCATCATGTTCGCGGGCGGCGACATGCCGAAGGACCGCGAATCCGTCTATTGGTTGAACGTTCTGGAGGTCCCGCCGAAGCCTAAGGACGCTGATGACCGGAACATGATCCAGCTCGCGTTCCGTACTCGAATCAAGATGTTCTACCGGCCCGCGTCGCTGCTAGATGATCCAACGGCCGGGCGGGCGCAATTGAAGTGGCACGTCGAGTCGGACGACAAGGGTCAGAGCGTCGTTCGTCTGGAAAATCCTACGCCATACTACATTTCCGTCGGTATGGCTGAAGTGGAAACGGCAAACAGGAAAGTCGTTCTTGTGCCCAATATGGCGCCACCGTTCGGTCACGTTGATTTCCTTCCAGAAGAAGGAAAGCTCGATATCAAAGCTCCTGCCACGGTTTCCTATACGGTTCTAAACGACTTCGGTACAGAGATCAAGGACTCGGCGGAACTCGGTAGCGCTCAAAGCGCGGAAGCGAAAAAGAATCAATAA
- a CDS encoding fimbrial protein, with protein sequence MSGQLQRCGFEDSADSGGQEMKNICRYFRIAGLILGVIAGALSGSICAHAQGSPSVTLNFSGTYNATTCSLISSPDMTVTLPTLSTKSLPTAGPVANGTKGFTITMQCESGVTGARVYFESGSSTDPNTGNLKLQSVSGTTSATNVQVMLAHADGTRIKVGDRSTMKIVPITSTNPTSVDFVAGYYATGQPTAGMVNTFVTYVVEMP encoded by the coding sequence ATGAGTGGGCAGCTCCAGCGCTGCGGATTCGAAGATTCCGCCGACAGTGGAGGTCAGGAAATGAAAAATATTTGCAGATACTTTCGAATTGCCGGACTCATTCTCGGCGTGATCGCGGGCGCGCTGTCGGGATCTATTTGCGCACATGCGCAAGGCTCGCCTTCGGTCACGCTCAACTTTAGTGGCACCTATAACGCGACGACGTGTTCACTGATCAGTTCGCCTGACATGACGGTCACGTTGCCGACGCTCTCGACGAAGTCGCTGCCGACGGCCGGCCCGGTAGCCAACGGCACAAAGGGCTTCACTATCACGATGCAATGCGAGAGCGGCGTGACGGGTGCGCGCGTGTATTTCGAGAGCGGTTCATCGACCGATCCCAATACCGGAAATCTAAAACTGCAGAGCGTGAGCGGCACGACGTCGGCAACCAATGTGCAGGTCATGTTGGCCCATGCCGACGGAACGCGGATCAAGGTCGGCGACCGGTCCACGATGAAAATCGTTCCGATCACGTCCACAAATCCGACGTCGGTCGATTTCGTCGCCGGCTACTACGCAACTGGGCAACCCACGGCCGGTATGGTCAACACATTCGTCACCTATGTCGTCGAGATGCCATGA